A stretch of DNA from Brachyspira pilosicoli:
ATCCAAAGACTTTATGCCGGCTGTAGAAGCATTTGTAAAAGCTGGTGTTAAATATTTTGAATCTGGCGGCGGTGCAACATTCCAAAGTGCATTTTTTTACAACAATGAAAATGCTTTTGATGTAATGGATACTTTTAGAAAAACTGTTGGACCAGATGTTAATTTACAAACTTTAGCAAGAGGAGTTAATGTTGTTGGTTTGGAATCTCAGCCTAGAGATATGATTAAACTTCATGCTCAGCTTTTCAAAAAACATGGTATCACAACTATTAGAAACTTCGATGCATTAAACGATGTAAACAACCTAATTTACAGCGGACAATGTATTAAAGAAGCAGGTTTAAAACACCAAGTATGTGTTACTATGATGGCTCTTCCTCCAGGATGTGAAGGTGCACATGATGCTGCTTTCTATGGAAAAGTATTAACTCAAATAAAAGATAAAGTAGATTTTGACTCAGTATGTTTCAAAGATGCTTCTGGTACTACTACTCCTCAAGTAGTTTATGATACAATTAAAGAAGCAAGAAAGATTTTAGGTAAAGATGTACATATACAGATGCATAGCCATGAAACTGCTGGTATTGGTGCTATACAATATAAAGCTGCTTTAGATGCTGGTGCTGATTGTATAGACGTTTCTTTGGCTCCTGTATCTGGCGGTACTTGTTCTACAGATTTAATAGTTATGTGGCATGCTTTGAGAGGCACTGATTTTTATTTTGATATTGATATAGATAAAATCAGAGAAGCTGAAGAAGTATTTAAAGAATGTATGAAAGATTATTTCTTACCGCCTGAAAGTAGAACTGTTGAGCCTATGATTCCATTTGCTCCAATGCCTGGCGGTGCTTTAACAGCTAATACTCAAATGATGAGAGATATTAATGTAATGAACCGTTTCCCTGAAGTTATTAAAGCTATGACTGAAGTGGTTAAAAAAGGAGGTTTCGGTACTTCTGTAACTCCTGTATCACAATTCTATTTCCAACAAGCATTTAACAATGTAATGCAAGGTGATTGGAAAAAGATTGCTGATGGTTATGGAAAAATGGTGTTAGGTTATTTTGGAAAGACTCCTTCTACTCCAGACCCAGAAATCGTAAAAATAGCTAGCGAACAATTAGGTTTACAGCCTACAACTGAACTTGCTATGGATATAGATGATAGAAACCCTAAAAAAGGCAGAAAAGCTGCTGAACAAGCATTAAAAGATGCTGGTATTACAGACCTTTCTGATGAGAATGTATTTATAGCTGCTGCTTGTAAAGAAAAAGGTATACAATTCCTTAAAGGCGAAGCTAAGCTTGGTATTAGAAAGAATGCTGGCGGTTCTTCTGAAGGTGTTAAAGCTACAAGCAATGAAGTTACTGTTACAGTTGGCGGTTCAAGCTATGGTGTGAAAATAGAAAATGGTAAGGCTATAGTTGATGGAGTAAGCTATGATTATACTATTAAAGATGGTATATCTGCTGCTCAATCTGCTGCTCCTGCTTCATCAAGCGGTTCTGCTACTCCTGTTACAGCTGGCTTGCCTGGCACTGTATTAAAAATAGTTGCTCCTGTTGGAACTCAAGTAAAAGATGGAAGCACTATATTAGTTGTAGAGGCTATGAAGATGGAAGTTGAAATTAAATCTTCTGCTAATGGAGTTGTAAAAGAGTTAAAAGTTAAACCAGGGGACGCTGTAGTTGCTGGTCAGGAATTAGCTATTGTTGGATAATAGATGCTGTTTTAAGGAGTGAAAAAGAATGAAAAAAATATTTTTAATATTTACACTTGTCTTGATGACGGCATCTGTAGTTTTAGCACAAGAGAAAGAAGAATATAAACCTATTGATATAAAAGAATCACTTATTTCTTTAGCTAGAAATACTGCTTTTGGAGGACTTTTTCCTAAAAGCGAAAAAGAAATAGCTGAAGCTCAAGTAAAAGCAGAAAAGAGCAAACAAGAAAAGTATCAAACAAAACTCAATGATATTAAAGTGAAATCCGCTCCGCTATGGCAGAATATTATCATGATTTGTGTAGGCTTGCTTTTAGTATATCTTGCTATAGCTAAAGGTTTTGAACCATTACTTCTTATTCCTATAGGTATGGGGGGAATACTTGCTAATATACCTGTTGCTAATATTGCTGCTTTGCCTGTTGTGGAAGTTATTAATGGGCTTCCTGTTACTTTAAGTAGCGGAGGTTTTTTGGGTCAAATATATACTTTTGGTATTGAATCTGGATTATTCCCGCTATTCATCTTCATTGGTGTTGGTGCTATGACAGATTTCGGACCGCTTATTGCTAACCCTAAAACTGCTTTACTTGGTGCTGCTGCTCAGATAGGTATATTTGGTACTTTACTTGGTGCTATGGTGTTATCAACTTATATACCTGTTATCAATTTCTCACTTAAAGATGCTGCTTCTATAGGTATTATTGGTGGTGCTGATGGTCCTACTGCTATATTTACAGCTTCAAGACTTTCACCTGGTTTATTGGGTGCTATTGCTGTTGCTGCTTATTCTTATATGGCTTTAGTGCCTATTATTCAGCCTCCTATCATGAAATGGCTTACTACTGAAAATGAAAGAAAAATTGAAATGAAACAGTTACGCCCTGTTAGTAAAAGAGAGAAAATTATATTCCCTCTTGTAGTTATAATACTTGTTGCTTTACTTTTACCAGATGCTGCTCCTTTAATTGGTGCTTTGATGTTTGGTAATTTAATTAAAGAATCTGGCGTTACTGATAGACTATCAAAAACTGCTCAAAATGAATTAATTAACATTGTTACTATAATGTTAGGTTTATCTGTTGGCAGTAAATTGGCTGCAGATAAATTCTTACGTTTTGAAACACTTGGTATATTAGTATTAGGTTTAGTAGCATTCTCTATGGGTACTGCAGGCGGTGTATTACTTGCTAAATTAATGAATGCATTTAGTAAAGATAAAATTAATCCTCTTATAGGAGCTGCTGGAGTATCTGCTGTTCCTATGGCTGCAAGGGTTGCTAACAAAGTTGGACAAGAATCTAACCCTCACAACTTCCTACTTATGCATGCTATGGGTCCTAATGTTTCAGGGGTAATTGGTTCTGCTGTTGCTGCTGGTGTACTTCTTGCTATATTAGGTTAATAAATAGTATAGATAAATACTAAATAATAAAAAGGAAGCTCAAAAATGAGCTTCCTTTTTATTATAAAATTCGCTGAAAAATAATAAATCTTTTTACCGCATAGATATTTTATACATTATTAAAACTAAATTATACACTTGAAAAATAATATATTTGTTATATTATATACAACAACTTTTATTTTAGGATAATCATTAATGAACAATAAATTAGATGAAAATAGAATAAAACAAGGTGTCGGTGGGCAAGCTGTAATAGAAGGCATTATGCTTAGAAATAAAACTCATTATGTTGTAGCTGTTAGAAAACCAAATAAAAAAATAGATTTTATAAAACACAAAATAGAAGATAATAAAAATAAATTAAGTAAAATGTTTTTCTTCAGAGGTATTATAAACTTTGTAGATATGATGAAGTTAGGTTATAAGACTTTGGTTTTTTCTGCTAATACTGCTGGACTTGAAGAAGAAGAAAAAAATAAAAAAAATCTTACAAAAGAAGAAAGCAGTAAAAAAGAAAGCGTCGCTATGACTTTAAGTATGTTAGTTTCTTTATTCTTTGCGGTTGGTCTTTTTATAGCATTGCCATATTTTATTACAACTTTAATAGGCATAAATGAAAAAGAGCATTTTATATTATTTAATCTTACAAGAGGTATTATTAAATTAGCCATATTTATTGGGTATTTACTTGTTATTTCTTTGTTTAGCGATGTGAGAAGAGTATTTGAATATCATGGTGCTGAGCACATGGTTGTTAATGCCTATGAACATGGACTTAATCCTGATATAAATAATATAAGAGATTATACAACTATACATCCAAGATGCGGAACTACTTTTATGTTTTTAGTATTAACTGTTTCAATACTTCTTTATATGTTTACAAGTTATTTTGTATATTCTTATATTTATGCATCATATATTCCGCCAAAAATTTTAGGTAATCTTACAGTATTAGCTATGAATATAATTTTACTTCCTATAGTGTCTGGAATATCTTATGAATTATTAAAATTAGGTTTTATATTTTATAATTTTCCATTAATGAGGCTTGCAATATTGCCTGGTTTACTGCTTCAAAAAATAACAACTAAAAGACCAAAGGATGATGAGTTAGAAGTTGCTTTATTTGCTTTAAACAAATTATTAGATAATTCAGTAGGAGAAAGAAGTGAGGAAGAAGTAAAAGCTGATATTGAAAAGGAAAATGAATCTGAGTTATGCGTATAAAAAAACGTTTGATAGTAAATGATGATTATTATGAATATTCATCAAGCTATATAAAAAAATATATTTTAATAGCATTTATAATAATTGCTGTGATATTATCTATATATTTTTTTATATATTTTAATTATAATGTTGTGCCTGATAAATCTTTTGCTAAAAATAATATTCCTGCCATTGAAAATAATAATATTATGAATAAGAGAGGTACATATTATACTGGAACTTTTACTAATATTCCAAAATCTATCGTTATTAATGATAATATGAGAGAATCTATTTATATGTATCTATTTCATGATAATAATATAATATTTTGGAAATTATACAAATATGGATTGAAAAGATATTTCTCATATAATGCATTTAATATATTAGATGGAGATTCTCAAGAGTTTATAATAAAAGAAGATAAAAAAAATTTTTTGGATTTTTATGATAATTTTATAAGGAGTCAATTTAAAAAAACAGATGGCTCCTTTAATTTAGAAATACCTAATTTTGAAAATACAAAAATAAATTTAGAAACTTCTATAAATAATTTAATAGACAGTGAATTAACTTTTAAATTTACAAACTTTCATGCTTCTATGATAAATTGGAAGGGAAACAGAGCATTATATAATGCATTTTATTTTGGTATTCCTAAAGGTTATTTAACTGTCCCTGGAAGCGATAATACTATAGATGAAAGAAGTTCTGTTCTAATTTTTAACACAGTGGGTAGAATTCCATCAAGATATACTCATAATATTATAATGGCATTAGTATACTCTTCATACAGTACAAAACCAATACCTATACTTATATATGATAGTAAACCGGAATCTCAAAATTCTAAAATTATAAAAATATTATATAAAAATAAATGGTATGTATATAATACTTTTATATCTCATCAATATAAAGATAGTATAGATTTTTATTCTAAAGAATTAGGTTTTAGTTTGGTCTTTAATCTAACAGG
This window harbors:
- a CDS encoding biotin/lipoyl-containing protein; translation: MAKKEVKFMVTAFRDGFQSVYGARVLSKDFMPAVEAFVKAGVKYFESGGGATFQSAFFYNNENAFDVMDTFRKTVGPDVNLQTLARGVNVVGLESQPRDMIKLHAQLFKKHGITTIRNFDALNDVNNLIYSGQCIKEAGLKHQVCVTMMALPPGCEGAHDAAFYGKVLTQIKDKVDFDSVCFKDASGTTTPQVVYDTIKEARKILGKDVHIQMHSHETAGIGAIQYKAALDAGADCIDVSLAPVSGGTCSTDLIVMWHALRGTDFYFDIDIDKIREAEEVFKECMKDYFLPPESRTVEPMIPFAPMPGGALTANTQMMRDINVMNRFPEVIKAMTEVVKKGGFGTSVTPVSQFYFQQAFNNVMQGDWKKIADGYGKMVLGYFGKTPSTPDPEIVKIASEQLGLQPTTELAMDIDDRNPKKGRKAAEQALKDAGITDLSDENVFIAAACKEKGIQFLKGEAKLGIRKNAGGSSEGVKATSNEVTVTVGGSSYGVKIENGKAIVDGVSYDYTIKDGISAAQSAAPASSSGSATPVTAGLPGTVLKIVAPVGTQVKDGSTILVVEAMKMEVEIKSSANGVVKELKVKPGDAVVAGQELAIVG
- a CDS encoding sodium ion-translocating decarboxylase subunit beta; the protein is MKKIFLIFTLVLMTASVVLAQEKEEYKPIDIKESLISLARNTAFGGLFPKSEKEIAEAQVKAEKSKQEKYQTKLNDIKVKSAPLWQNIIMICVGLLLVYLAIAKGFEPLLLIPIGMGGILANIPVANIAALPVVEVINGLPVTLSSGGFLGQIYTFGIESGLFPLFIFIGVGAMTDFGPLIANPKTALLGAAAQIGIFGTLLGAMVLSTYIPVINFSLKDAASIGIIGGADGPTAIFTASRLSPGLLGAIAVAAYSYMALVPIIQPPIMKWLTTENERKIEMKQLRPVSKREKIIFPLVVIILVALLLPDAAPLIGALMFGNLIKESGVTDRLSKTAQNELINIVTIMLGLSVGSKLAADKFLRFETLGILVLGLVAFSMGTAGGVLLAKLMNAFSKDKINPLIGAAGVSAVPMAARVANKVGQESNPHNFLLMHAMGPNVSGVIGSAVAAGVLLAILG
- a CDS encoding DUF1385 domain-containing protein, translated to MNNKLDENRIKQGVGGQAVIEGIMLRNKTHYVVAVRKPNKKIDFIKHKIEDNKNKLSKMFFFRGIINFVDMMKLGYKTLVFSANTAGLEEEEKNKKNLTKEESSKKESVAMTLSMLVSLFFAVGLFIALPYFITTLIGINEKEHFILFNLTRGIIKLAIFIGYLLVISLFSDVRRVFEYHGAEHMVVNAYEHGLNPDINNIRDYTTIHPRCGTTFMFLVLTVSILLYMFTSYFVYSYIYASYIPPKILGNLTVLAMNIILLPIVSGISYELLKLGFIFYNFPLMRLAILPGLLLQKITTKRPKDDELEVALFALNKLLDNSVGERSEEEVKADIEKENESELCV